One window from the genome of Enterobacter asburiae encodes:
- a CDS encoding type II toxin-antitoxin system TacA family antitoxin, translating to MPALKKQRIDLRLTDEDKTMIEEAAAMTNQTITQFMVNSASERAAEVIEQHRRLVLNEASWNAVMDAIDNPPEPIERLKRAAKRLRNME from the coding sequence ATGCCAGCACTTAAAAAACAGCGTATCGATCTTCGCTTAACGGACGAAGACAAAACAATGATTGAAGAAGCGGCGGCGATGACGAACCAGACCATCACCCAGTTTATGGTGAACAGTGCGTCAGAGCGTGCTGCAGAGGTCATTGAGCAGCACCGTCGACTCGTATTAAATGAAGCATCATGGAATGCGGTGATGGATGCCATTGACAATCCGCCTGAGCCAATCGAACGCTTGAAACGAGCAGCAAAACGTCTTCGAAACATGGAGTGA
- a CDS encoding DMT family transporter produces MSVSRFKFSIKPQEAILILITMFWGGTFLAVQYAVTLSDPFFFVGLRFATAALAVGLISLKTLRGLTLTELKAGVAIGVAIAMGYSLQTWGLQTISSSKSAFITAMYVPLVPLLQWLCLGRIPGLMSCIGIVLAFIGLILLAGPENNLLALGPGEIITLIGAIAIAAEIILISAWAGKVDVKRVTVVQLATASLVAFATMVPAGESVPPMSTGLVVVALGLGIFSAIIQVTMNWAQRSVSPTRATVIYTGEPVWAGIFGRIAGERLPLLALVGAAFIVAGVLVSELKLRKRRSEVRDLTAKEGLD; encoded by the coding sequence ATGTCTGTCTCACGCTTCAAATTCTCCATAAAACCGCAGGAAGCCATCCTCATTCTCATCACCATGTTCTGGGGCGGGACGTTTCTGGCCGTTCAGTACGCGGTGACCCTCAGCGATCCGTTCTTTTTTGTTGGCCTGCGCTTCGCGACGGCGGCGCTTGCCGTAGGGTTGATTTCGCTTAAAACGTTGCGGGGGCTGACGCTTACAGAGCTTAAGGCCGGCGTGGCGATAGGGGTGGCGATAGCGATGGGCTACAGCCTGCAGACGTGGGGATTGCAGACCATTTCCAGCAGCAAATCCGCGTTTATCACCGCCATGTATGTACCGCTGGTGCCGCTTTTACAGTGGCTCTGTCTCGGCAGAATTCCGGGTCTGATGTCCTGCATTGGCATCGTGCTGGCGTTTATCGGCCTGATCCTGCTGGCCGGGCCGGAAAATAACCTGCTGGCGCTGGGGCCGGGCGAAATCATCACCCTGATTGGGGCGATTGCCATCGCGGCGGAAATTATTCTGATTAGCGCCTGGGCGGGCAAGGTCGACGTCAAGCGGGTGACGGTGGTACAGCTTGCCACCGCGTCGCTGGTGGCGTTTGCGACGATGGTGCCGGCAGGCGAGTCCGTACCGCCGATGTCCACCGGTCTGGTGGTGGTTGCACTGGGGCTGGGTATCTTCAGCGCCATTATTCAGGTCACCATGAACTGGGCGCAGCGCAGCGTATCGCCAACCCGCGCGACGGTGATTTATACCGGAGAACCGGTCTGGGCGGGGATTTTCGGACGCATTGCAGGTGAGCGTCTGCCGCTGCTGGCGCTGGTGGGCGCGGCATTTATTGTCGCCGGGGTGCTGGTGAGCGAGTTAAAGCTCAGAAAGCGTCGGAGTGAGGTCAGGGATTTGACGGCAAAAGAAGGTTTAGATTGA
- a CDS encoding general stress protein: MANHRGGSGNFAEDRERASEAGRKGGQHSGGNFKNDPQRASEAGKKGGKNSHGSSSK; this comes from the coding sequence ATGGCAAACCATCGTGGTGGTTCAGGTAATTTCGCAGAAGACCGTGAAAGAGCATCAGAAGCAGGCCGTAAAGGTGGCCAGCATAGCGGGGGCAACTTCAAGAATGACCCGCAACGCGCATCTGAAGCTGGCAAGAAAGGGGGCAAAAACAGCCACGGCAGCAGCAGTAAGTAA
- the wrbA gene encoding NAD(P)H:quinone oxidoreductase, translating into MAKVLVLYYSMYGHIETMAHAVAEGANRVDGVEVVVKRVPETMQAEAFLKAGGKTQNAPVATPQELAEYDAIIFGTPTRFGNMSGQMRTFLDQTGGLWASGALYGKLASVFSSTGTGGGQEQTITSTWTTLAHHGMVIVPIGYGAQELFDVSQVRGGTPYGATTIAGGDGSRQPSNEELSIARYQGEYVAGLAKKLNG; encoded by the coding sequence ATGGCAAAAGTTCTGGTGCTCTATTATTCCATGTATGGACACATTGAAACCATGGCTCACGCGGTAGCAGAAGGTGCAAACAGGGTTGATGGCGTTGAGGTTGTGGTTAAACGCGTACCGGAAACCATGCAGGCGGAAGCCTTCCTGAAAGCCGGGGGGAAAACACAAAACGCCCCGGTCGCCACCCCGCAGGAGCTGGCGGAGTATGATGCCATTATCTTCGGCACCCCGACCCGCTTCGGCAATATGTCAGGCCAGATGCGCACCTTCCTCGATCAAACCGGCGGACTTTGGGCATCCGGGGCGCTCTACGGCAAACTCGCCAGCGTATTCAGCTCTACCGGCACCGGCGGCGGTCAGGAGCAGACGATTACCTCAACCTGGACTACCCTTGCTCATCACGGGATGGTGATTGTGCCGATTGGCTACGGCGCGCAGGAGCTGTTTGACGTTTCCCAGGTGCGTGGCGGTACGCCGTACGGCGCAACCACCATTGCCGGTGGGGATGGCTCACGTCAGCCAAGCAATGAAGAACTGTCTATCGCCCGCTATCAGGGTGAATATGTCGCGGGTCTGGCCAAAAAACTGAACGGCTAA
- a CDS encoding YccJ family protein translates to MPTQESKAHHVGEWASLRNTSPEIAEAIFEVAKYDEKLAEQIWEEGNDEVLVRAFEKTDKDSLFWGEQTIERKNV, encoded by the coding sequence ATGCCAACTCAAGAATCCAAAGCTCACCACGTGGGCGAATGGGCAAGTTTACGCAACACCTCTCCGGAGATTGCCGAAGCTATCTTTGAAGTCGCGAAGTACGATGAAAAGCTAGCCGAGCAGATTTGGGAGGAAGGTAACGATGAGGTGCTGGTACGCGCCTTCGAAAAAACGGATAAAGACTCGCTCTTCTGGGGCGAGCAAACCATCGAACGTAAAAACGTCTAA
- the agp gene encoding bifunctional glucose-1-phosphatase/inositol phosphatase, with translation MRKALLALAVAGSISATFGVQAQETPEGYQLEQVLIMSRHNLRAPLANNGSVLEQSTPKQWPEWEVPGGQLTTKGGVLEVYMGHYMREWLAQQGMVKTGECPAADSVYAYANSLQRTVATAQFFITGAFPGCDVPVHHQEKMGTMDPTFNPVITDNSPEFREKALKAMESERQKMQLTESYKLLEQLTNYADSPSCKEKKVCSLADAKDTFSADYEKEPGVSGPLKVGNSLVDAFTLQYYEGFPADQVAWGEIKTDQQWRVLSKLKNGYQDSLFTSTEVAQNVAKPLVKYIDKTLVTEQAKAPKITLLVGHDSNIASLLTALDFKPYQLHDQQERTPIGGKIVFQRWHDKNANQELMKIEYVYQSSEQLRNASVLSLQSPAQRVTLELKGCPVDANGFCPVDKFNAVMNNAAK, from the coding sequence ATGAGAAAAGCACTACTCGCGCTGGCAGTCGCCGGTTCCATTTCAGCAACGTTTGGCGTGCAGGCGCAAGAGACGCCGGAAGGGTATCAGCTGGAGCAAGTTTTAATCATGAGCCGTCACAACCTGCGCGCGCCGCTCGCCAATAACGGCAGCGTGCTGGAGCAGTCCACGCCGAAGCAGTGGCCGGAGTGGGAGGTGCCGGGCGGTCAGCTCACTACCAAGGGTGGCGTGCTGGAAGTCTATATGGGCCATTACATGCGCGAGTGGCTGGCGCAGCAGGGGATGGTGAAGACGGGAGAATGTCCAGCGGCGGATAGCGTTTATGCTTATGCCAACAGCCTGCAGCGCACCGTCGCCACCGCGCAGTTCTTTATCACCGGCGCGTTCCCGGGCTGCGACGTTCCCGTGCACCATCAGGAAAAAATGGGCACCATGGATCCGACCTTCAATCCGGTGATTACCGATAACTCGCCTGAATTCCGCGAAAAAGCGCTCAAGGCGATGGAGTCCGAGCGGCAGAAAATGCAGCTTACCGAAAGCTATAAGCTGCTGGAGCAGCTGACGAACTACGCGGATTCCCCGTCCTGCAAGGAGAAAAAGGTCTGCTCGCTGGCAGACGCGAAAGATACCTTCAGCGCCGACTATGAAAAAGAGCCTGGCGTATCAGGGCCGCTGAAGGTGGGTAACTCGCTGGTGGACGCGTTCACGCTGCAGTATTACGAAGGCTTCCCGGCCGACCAGGTGGCCTGGGGCGAAATCAAAACTGACCAGCAGTGGCGCGTGCTGTCGAAGCTGAAGAACGGCTATCAGGACTCGCTGTTTACCTCTACCGAGGTGGCGCAAAACGTGGCGAAACCGCTGGTGAAATATATCGATAAAACCCTGGTCACCGAACAGGCGAAAGCGCCGAAAATCACCCTGCTGGTGGGGCATGACTCGAACATTGCTTCCCTGCTCACCGCGCTGGATTTCAAACCGTATCAGCTGCACGACCAGCAGGAACGTACCCCGATTGGCGGCAAAATTGTCTTCCAGCGCTGGCATGACAAAAATGCCAATCAGGAGCTGATGAAAATTGAGTATGTTTACCAGAGTTCAGAGCAGCTGCGTAACGCCAGCGTGCTGTCGCTGCAGTCGCCTGCGCAGCGCGTGACGCTGGAGCTGAAAGGCTGCCCGGTGGATGCGAACGGCTTCTGTCCTGTCGATAAATTCAATGCGGTTATGAATAACGCGGCGAAGTAA
- a CDS encoding winged helix-turn-helix transcriptional regulator, with the protein MKRTRLEESTCPVARSLDIIGDWWSLLIVRDALRGIKRFGEFQKSLGIAKNMLTTRLKLLVDEGILRLQPASDGSAWQEYVLTEKGRALQTVLVALSQWGNEFLFAENECGTVLVDAEQRKPLRKLALIADDGRELTSEEIVTKLPS; encoded by the coding sequence GTGAAACGTACCCGCCTCGAAGAGAGCACCTGCCCCGTCGCCCGTTCGCTGGATATCATCGGCGACTGGTGGTCGCTGCTGATCGTGCGCGACGCGCTGCGCGGGATTAAACGCTTCGGCGAGTTCCAGAAAAGCCTCGGTATCGCAAAAAACATGCTGACCACGCGGCTGAAGCTGCTGGTTGATGAAGGGATCCTCCGGCTTCAGCCCGCGTCCGACGGCAGCGCCTGGCAGGAGTACGTCCTGACCGAGAAAGGGCGCGCCCTGCAAACGGTGCTGGTTGCGCTGTCCCAGTGGGGCAATGAATTTTTGTTTGCTGAAAACGAATGCGGCACCGTGCTGGTCGATGCCGAACAGCGCAAACCCCTGCGCAAGCTGGCGCTTATCGCCGACGATGGGCGCGAACTGACGTCTGAAGAGATCGTGACTAAACTCCCCTCCTGA
- a CDS encoding SDR family NAD(P)-dependent oxidoreductase — protein MTTQITTALITGASSGIGAVYADRLAARGANLVLVARREDRLKTLAADLRARYGVAVDILVADLTDEAGIRAVEEALRSNTAIDTLINNAGTAQMAPFLAGEVAQHQAINTLNTTALMRLTYAILPRLAQNNRGTLINIASVLALHVRAGSALYSATKAWVLSFTRGLQEEFADSSVRIQAVLPAATATEIWSHSGVTVNDLPEGSVMTTNDMVDASLAGLDQGEPITIPPMHDVGLWDRYEAARLELFNSARTGIPAPRYVKQ, from the coding sequence ATGACTACGCAAATCACCACCGCCCTGATTACGGGTGCCTCTTCCGGGATCGGTGCCGTCTATGCCGATCGTCTTGCCGCGCGCGGTGCCAACCTGGTGCTGGTTGCCCGCCGCGAGGATCGTCTGAAAACCCTCGCTGCAGACCTGCGCGCGCGCTATGGCGTAGCCGTCGATATTCTGGTCGCCGATCTTACCGATGAAGCCGGGATCCGCGCCGTGGAAGAGGCGCTGCGCAGCAATACCGCTATTGATACGCTCATTAACAACGCGGGCACCGCCCAGATGGCACCGTTCCTCGCGGGCGAGGTGGCGCAGCATCAGGCCATTAACACCCTGAACACCACGGCGCTGATGCGTCTGACCTACGCCATCCTGCCCCGCCTGGCGCAGAACAATCGCGGCACGCTGATCAATATCGCCTCGGTGTTAGCGCTGCACGTTCGCGCCGGAAGCGCCCTCTACAGCGCCACCAAGGCGTGGGTACTGAGCTTTACCCGTGGGTTACAGGAAGAGTTTGCCGACAGCAGCGTGCGCATTCAGGCCGTGCTGCCCGCCGCCACGGCGACCGAAATCTGGAGCCATTCGGGCGTCACGGTGAACGATCTGCCGGAAGGTTCGGTGATGACCACCAACGATATGGTGGATGCGTCGCTGGCGGGTCTGGATCAGGGTGAACCGATCACCATCCCGCCGATGCACGACGTCGGCCTGTGGGATCGCTACGAAGCGGCGCGACTTGAGCTGTTCAACAGCGCGCGCACCGGCATTCCGGCACCGCGCTACGTGAAACAGTAG
- a CDS encoding winged helix-turn-helix transcriptional regulator, whose amino-acid sequence MAERLEVCCEKKSEAYTCPMTQFVNLISGKWAIPILYRLIVFNTPVRFGDLLRAAAPITQKELTKQLRLFEQRGLVTRTVYPEIPPRVEYQITGLGLTLQDALSPLAAWMSEYGDQLER is encoded by the coding sequence ATGGCAGAAAGGCTGGAGGTGTGCTGCGAAAAAAAATCTGAGGCGTATACCTGCCCGATGACGCAGTTTGTCAACCTGATATCCGGTAAGTGGGCGATCCCGATTCTCTACCGCCTGATTGTCTTCAACACGCCCGTACGCTTTGGCGATCTGCTGCGTGCCGCTGCCCCCATCACGCAGAAAGAGCTGACGAAGCAGCTGCGCCTGTTTGAGCAGCGCGGGCTGGTGACGCGGACGGTCTACCCGGAGATCCCGCCGCGCGTGGAGTATCAGATCACCGGGCTGGGGCTAACCCTGCAGGACGCACTCTCCCCGCTGGCCGCCTGGATGAGCGAGTACGGCGACCAGCTTGAGCGTTAG
- a CDS encoding SDR family oxidoreductase, which translates to MGRLTNKYTLITGGTSGIGLATAQAFIAEGAHVAVTGRNPETLAEAERILGDKAWVIPTDAGDIASQKALADTLAARWPRLDAVFLNAGDVTHAPLEAWQEDAWDRLMGINLKGPFFLIQALLPLLNNPSSVILCGSVSARIGLPTSSVYAASKAALLSLARTLSAELLPRGIRVNGLSPGPVETPAFTKTGLSDEALNAMMAEVIKLVPLGRMGSTTELAKAALYLASDESSYTVGTELLVDGGMGSL; encoded by the coding sequence ATGGGTCGTTTAACAAATAAATATACGCTGATTACCGGCGGCACCAGCGGCATCGGCCTCGCCACCGCGCAGGCGTTTATCGCCGAAGGCGCGCACGTCGCCGTGACCGGACGCAACCCGGAAACGCTCGCCGAAGCAGAACGTATTCTTGGCGATAAGGCCTGGGTGATCCCAACCGATGCGGGCGATATCGCGTCGCAAAAAGCGCTGGCGGACACCCTCGCCGCCCGCTGGCCGCGCCTTGACGCGGTTTTTCTCAACGCGGGCGACGTGACGCACGCGCCGCTGGAAGCCTGGCAGGAGGATGCCTGGGACCGCCTGATGGGCATCAACCTGAAGGGACCGTTCTTTTTAATTCAGGCGCTGCTGCCGCTGCTGAATAACCCGTCGTCGGTGATCCTCTGCGGCTCCGTGAGCGCGCGCATCGGCCTGCCCACCAGCAGCGTGTATGCCGCGAGCAAGGCCGCCCTGCTGTCACTGGCGCGCACGCTCTCGGCGGAGCTGCTGCCGCGCGGGATCCGCGTTAACGGCCTGAGCCCCGGCCCGGTGGAAACCCCGGCGTTTACGAAGACGGGCCTAAGCGACGAGGCGCTTAACGCGATGATGGCAGAGGTCATCAAGCTGGTGCCGCTCGGCAGAATGGGCTCGACGACGGAGCTGGCAAAAGCCGCGCTCTATCTGGCGTCCGACGAGTCGAGCTACACGGTGGGAACGGAGCTGCTGGTGGACGGCGGAATGGGGAGTTTATAA
- a CDS encoding DedA family protein has product MVWLDNLLNHFALYPAHLFALLFMMALSKSTVLISSVLPPASVMLLAGITVSQTSMHPVLAWLAVVMGAAAGSVLNYHIGQLMGHSRLVTRFTSKHADKFLRVQHQLQKNGVIVLFTSRFLAVLRYIVPLAAGMLRLNAVKVYAVSLLSACAWAALYVGIVTGISAF; this is encoded by the coding sequence ATGGTGTGGCTTGATAATCTGCTGAATCATTTTGCGCTGTATCCGGCACATCTTTTCGCGCTGTTATTTATGATGGCGCTGAGTAAATCGACGGTGCTGATCTCCTCCGTGCTGCCGCCCGCCTCTGTGATGCTGCTGGCGGGCATTACCGTCAGCCAGACGAGTATGCATCCTGTGCTGGCGTGGCTCGCCGTGGTAATGGGAGCAGCGGCGGGTTCGGTGCTGAACTACCATATTGGCCAGCTGATGGGGCACTCCCGGCTGGTCACGCGTTTCACCTCAAAGCATGCCGATAAGTTCTTGCGGGTCCAGCATCAGCTGCAAAAGAACGGGGTCATCGTGCTGTTTACGTCACGCTTTCTGGCGGTGTTGCGCTACATCGTCCCGCTGGCGGCGGGGATGCTCAGGCTGAATGCAGTCAAGGTCTACGCCGTCAGCCTGCTTTCCGCCTGCGCATGGGCGGCGCTGTATGTCGGCATCGTCACCGGCATCAGCGCCTTTTGA
- a CDS encoding magnesium transporter — translation MSYAIHNQNLAFNDSAIAQYMNTDFIVLDISLCVALAREQFFEKLKDDDIPSHIFIEDNGRLAGMIAVRKLLQTADTVQPVKSLMISQFLQVKPEDERADVAGLLAHGGADVVPVVTHGKLVGCLTEREIAHLLEDDVTEDAQLQGATLPLEKPYLDTSPYSLWKKRSVWLLLLFVAEAYTSSVIQHFEEALESAIALAFFIPLLIGTGGNSGTQITSTLVRAMALGEVRLRDVGRVLRKEMTTSLMIAATLGVAGCIRAWMMGIGLEITLIVSLTLVCITLWSAIVSSVIPMVLKRCGIDPAVVSAPFIATLIDGTGLIIYFKIAQYTLGLE, via the coding sequence ATGTCTTACGCTATTCACAACCAAAACCTGGCATTCAATGACAGCGCGATCGCGCAATATATGAATACCGATTTTATTGTCCTCGATATTTCATTATGCGTGGCGCTGGCGCGCGAGCAATTCTTCGAAAAATTAAAAGACGACGATATTCCGTCTCATATTTTTATTGAAGACAATGGCCGCCTGGCGGGCATGATTGCCGTGCGTAAATTGCTGCAGACCGCCGATACGGTACAGCCGGTGAAATCGCTGATGATTTCGCAGTTTTTGCAGGTCAAACCGGAGGATGAACGTGCCGACGTTGCCGGACTGCTGGCGCACGGCGGCGCGGACGTGGTGCCCGTGGTCACCCACGGCAAGCTCGTCGGCTGCCTGACCGAGCGCGAAATCGCCCATCTGCTGGAAGATGACGTCACCGAAGACGCACAGCTTCAGGGGGCGACGCTACCGCTGGAGAAGCCCTATCTGGACACCAGCCCGTACAGCCTGTGGAAGAAACGCTCCGTCTGGCTGCTGCTGCTGTTTGTCGCGGAGGCCTACACCAGCTCGGTGATCCAGCATTTTGAAGAGGCGCTGGAGTCCGCCATCGCGCTGGCGTTCTTCATTCCGCTGCTGATCGGCACGGGCGGCAACAGCGGCACGCAAATCACCTCCACGCTGGTGCGCGCCATGGCGCTGGGGGAAGTCCGTCTGCGCGACGTTGGCCGCGTGCTGCGTAAAGAGATGACCACCTCGCTGATGATTGCCGCCACGCTCGGTGTCGCCGGGTGCATTCGCGCATGGATGATGGGGATTGGGCTGGAAATCACGCTTATCGTCAGCCTGACGCTGGTGTGCATTACGCTGTGGAGCGCGATTGTGTCGTCCGTCATCCCGATGGTGCTCAAGCGCTGCGGCATTGACCCGGCGGTCGTCTCCGCGCCGTTTATCGCGACGCTTATCGACGGTACCGGGCTGATTATCTACTTTAAGATCGCGCAATATACGCTGGGGCTGGAGTGA
- the hpxK gene encoding allantoate amidohydrolase, with amino-acid sequence MSPAAERVMARADALAAISETPDALTRVYLSAQHLQANQLVGEWMRQAGMTVWQDSVGNICGRYEGAQEGAQAVLLGSHLDTVRNAGRYDGMLGVLTAIEVVDSLHQQGLHLAQAIEIVGFGDEEGTRFGITLLGSRGITGTWPQGWLETCDASGISVAQAMVQAGLDPARVALAARHQGDFSACLELHIEQGPCLEQEGLALGVVEAINGARRLNCRFTGEAGHAGTVPMAHRKDALAAAAEWMVLIENTTRQQGGHRVATVGELRCLPGAVNVIPGEVALSLDIRGPQDGPLDALLAELLAQAQAIAARRGLSFSAEEFYRIAATPCDARLQDLLGQAVESVQGRSLSLPSGAGHDTIALAERWPVGMLFVRCKGGVSHHPAESVMAEDVALAIEAFGLAVRSLGAA; translated from the coding sequence ATGAGCCCGGCGGCAGAACGGGTGATGGCGCGCGCCGACGCGCTGGCCGCCATCAGCGAAACCCCGGATGCGCTGACGAGGGTGTACCTTTCGGCGCAGCATCTTCAGGCCAACCAGCTGGTCGGCGAGTGGATGCGCCAGGCGGGCATGACCGTCTGGCAGGACAGCGTGGGCAATATCTGTGGACGCTATGAGGGCGCGCAGGAGGGGGCGCAGGCGGTGCTGCTCGGCTCGCATCTGGACACCGTGCGCAACGCCGGGCGCTACGACGGCATGCTCGGGGTGCTCACCGCCATTGAGGTGGTGGACAGCCTGCATCAGCAGGGGCTGCATCTGGCGCAGGCGATCGAGATTGTCGGCTTTGGCGACGAAGAGGGGACCCGTTTTGGCATCACCCTGCTAGGCAGCCGAGGGATTACGGGCACCTGGCCGCAGGGCTGGCTGGAGACCTGCGATGCCAGCGGCATCAGCGTGGCGCAGGCGATGGTGCAGGCGGGGCTCGATCCCGCCCGCGTGGCGCTGGCGGCGCGCCATCAGGGCGATTTCAGCGCCTGCCTTGAGCTGCACATCGAACAGGGGCCGTGTCTGGAGCAGGAAGGTCTGGCGCTGGGCGTGGTGGAAGCCATTAACGGCGCGCGCCGCCTCAACTGCCGCTTCACCGGCGAGGCCGGACACGCGGGTACCGTGCCGATGGCTCATCGTAAAGATGCCCTGGCCGCCGCCGCCGAATGGATGGTGCTGATCGAAAACACCACCCGACAGCAGGGCGGTCATCGCGTGGCGACGGTCGGGGAACTGCGCTGCCTGCCCGGTGCGGTCAACGTTATTCCGGGCGAGGTTGCGCTCTCGCTGGATATTCGCGGCCCGCAGGATGGCCCGCTTGACGCGCTGCTCGCGGAACTGCTGGCGCAGGCGCAGGCCATTGCCGCTCGTCGCGGGCTGAGCTTCAGCGCCGAGGAGTTTTACCGTATCGCCGCCACGCCGTGCGATGCGCGTTTGCAGGATCTGCTGGGGCAGGCCGTTGAATCGGTGCAGGGGCGCTCATTATCGCTGCCGAGCGGTGCCGGGCATGACACCATCGCGCTGGCAGAACGCTGGCCGGTCGGCATGCTGTTTGTGCGCTGCAAGGGGGGCGTCAGCCACCATCCGGCGGAATCGGTGATGGCTGAGGATGTTGCCCTGGCGATTGAGGCGTTTGGGTTGGCGGTGAGATCGCTTGGTGCGGCCTGA
- a CDS encoding pyridoxal-phosphate-dependent aminotransferase family protein, translating to MDIARFPQINPPQRLLMGPGPINADPRVLRAMSSQLIGQYDPAMTHYMNEVMALYRGVFRTENRWTMLVDGTSRAGIEAILVSAIRPGDKVLVPVFGRFGHLLCEIARRCRAEVHTIEVPWGEVFTPDQVEDAIKRIRPRLLLTVQGDTSTTMLQPLAELGAICRRYDVLFYTDATASLGGNALETDAWGLDAVSAGMQKCLGGPSGTSPITLSARMEEAIRRRKCVEEGIRTDAHRDGDEEMIYSNYFDLGMVMDYWGPERLNHHTEATTALFGARECARLILQEGLDNGIARHKLHGDALLKGIQAMGLETFGDLKHKMNNVLGVVIPQGVNGDQVRKLMLEDFGIEIGTSFGPLHGKVWRIGTMGYNARKDCVMTTLSALESVLNYLKFTTTQGAAMQAAWDHYRRETPQ from the coding sequence ATGGATATCGCACGCTTTCCGCAAATCAACCCGCCCCAGCGCCTGCTGATGGGGCCGGGCCCGATCAACGCCGACCCGCGCGTGCTGCGCGCCATGTCGAGCCAGCTGATCGGCCAGTACGATCCGGCCATGACCCACTACATGAACGAGGTGATGGCGCTCTATCGCGGTGTGTTCCGCACCGAGAACCGCTGGACGATGCTGGTGGACGGCACCTCCCGCGCGGGAATTGAAGCCATTCTGGTCTCCGCCATTCGCCCAGGGGATAAGGTGCTGGTGCCGGTCTTTGGCCGCTTTGGTCATCTGCTGTGCGAAATTGCCCGCCGCTGCCGCGCGGAGGTGCATACCATCGAGGTGCCGTGGGGCGAGGTGTTCACCCCGGACCAGGTCGAGGATGCGATTAAGCGTATTCGCCCGCGCCTGCTGCTGACCGTGCAGGGCGACACCTCCACCACCATGCTGCAGCCGCTCGCCGAGCTGGGTGCCATCTGCCGCCGCTACGACGTGCTGTTTTACACCGACGCCACCGCGTCGCTCGGCGGTAACGCGCTGGAAACCGACGCCTGGGGGCTGGATGCCGTCTCGGCCGGGATGCAGAAGTGCCTCGGCGGGCCGTCGGGCACGTCTCCGATCACCCTGAGCGCGCGCATGGAGGAGGCGATCCGCCGCCGCAAATGCGTTGAGGAGGGCATACGCACCGACGCCCACCGCGACGGCGACGAGGAGATGATCTACTCCAACTACTTCGATCTCGGCATGGTGATGGACTACTGGGGGCCGGAGCGCCTGAACCACCACACCGAAGCCACGACCGCGCTGTTTGGCGCCCGCGAGTGCGCGCGGCTGATCCTGCAGGAAGGTCTGGATAACGGCATCGCGCGTCATAAGCTGCACGGCGATGCGCTGCTGAAGGGCATTCAGGCGATGGGGCTTGAGACCTTCGGCGACCTGAAGCACAAGATGAACAACGTGCTGGGCGTGGTTATCCCGCAGGGCGTCAACGGCGACCAGGTGCGCAAGCTGATGCTGGAGGATTTCGGGATTGAAATCGGCACCTCCTTTGGCCCACTGCACGGCAAAGTGTGGCGCATTGGCACCATGGGCTACAACGCGCGCAAGGACTGCGTGATGACCACCCTGAGCGCGCTGGAGTCGGTGCTGAACTACCTGAAATTCACCACCACGCAGGGGGCCGCCATGCAGGCCGCGTGGGACCACTATCGCCGCGAGACACCGCAATGA